The sequence GAAATGCGCAAACCCGCCGATCTCGATGAATTCGACCTGGCAATTCTCGAGATTCTTCAAAAGGACAGTACGGTTCCCCAACGGGAGATCGGTGAGCGGGTCAACCTGTCGGCCCCGGCCGTGCAGCGGCGTATCAAGCGCATGCAGCAAAGCGGTGTCATCCAGGCCAATATCGCCGTCGTCGATCCGGCGGCCGTGGGCTTGCCGATTACCATCGTCGTCGAGGTTCATATCGCAAACGAACGCTATGACCTTATCAACGCGATCAAGCGCAGCTTCCTCGAAGCGCCGGAAGTGCAGCAATGCTACTGTGTCACCGGCGAGGCCGATTTCGTGCTCATCATCGTCGTCCCCAGCATGTCCGCCTATGAGGAGGTGGCCCGGCGCCTGTTCTACGACAATCCGAATGTCACGAAATTCAAATCGCTCGTCACCATGGACCGGGTCAAGGTCGGTCTTTCCGTGCCGTTGTCGCTGGACTAGCTGGCTGTCTTCAAGTTCTGTTCATGCCGGTCGCGTCGGCCAGTTCGTCACGCCGCCGCTCCAGTCCTCGAAGGCCTTCGAGAGGCGAAGCACCAGCAAGTCGTCGAAGCGCGGACCGATGATCTGCATGCCGATCGGCATGCCGGAGCGGGAGAAGCCGCAATTGATCGAGGCGGCCGGCTGCTCTGACATGTTCCATGGAACGGTGAAGGCGATGTGCTCGAAAGGTCGCGCTGGGTCGTTGGTGGGTGAAGCCCATTCGGCGGGATAGGAGATGATCGGATTGGTCGGCGAAAGCACGGCATTCACCTCTGCGAAGAGCTTGGCGCAGCTCTTGCGCATCTCGTAGGTCTGGTTGAAGCCGCGAACGGCATCGACGCCGCTGATACCGGCGCCGCCCTTCGCCCAGCCATAGATATAGGGCAGGATGCTGTTGCGGCGTTCCTCGCTCAAGGCCGTCATGTCGCCCCAGAAGCGGGCGCGCCAGAAGGCGTCGAGCCCATCCAGCATCTGCCTCGTCAGCACCGGCGCGACATCGACGATGATGGCGCCGGCTTCCTCGAAGCGCTTGGCGGCAGCGGTGACCGCGTCGCGTATCTCGTTCTCGACAGGCAGGCCGCAGCCTGCATCCATCATCAGGCCGATTTTCATGCCTCGGACGTCGATGTCGAGATCCGTCCAGTCGGTATCGTTCGGCTGTAGGCTAGTGCTGTCGCGCCAGTCGGGTCGCGAGAGCGTCGCCATGGAAAAGGCAGCATCCTCGACCGTGCGGGTCATCGGTCCGGCGCATCGCCCGAGATAATAGGGATCGATCGGAATGCGGCCATTGCTCGGCTTGAAGCCGAAAATGCCGGTCCACCCTGCCGGCAGGCGTATCGAGCCGCCGATATCGGTGCCGATATGCAGCGGTCCGTAGCCGGCTGCCGCCGCCGCCGATGCGCCGGCGCTGGAGCCGCCCGGATTTTGGCTGGGGTCCCAGGGATTGCGGCTGAGCTTGTGAAAGCTGGAAAGGCCAGAGGAGAGCATGCCGTAGTCCGGGCAGGTGGTTTTCGCGAAAATCACCGCGCCGTCCTCGCGCATGCGGGCGGCGATCGGGGCGTCTTCGGCAGCGGGAATGAGCTCGACGGCCGCCGTGCCGAGCGGCACCGGCTGGCCCTTGGTGGCGATCAGCTCCTTCAATGTCACCGGAATCCCGTCCAGTGTCCCAAGCGGCGCGCCCTTCGCCCAGCGCTCCGTGGAGGCAGCTGCCTGCTTGCGGGCATCCTCAGGATCATAGGCGTAGAGAGCAGCGATTGTCGGCTCCCATGCCTCGATATGCGTCTCGAGCGCCAGCCAGTATTCGCTGGGGGACAGGCTCTTGTCGGCAAATTGGCGCCTGAGGTCTCGGATGGAAAGATCGGTAGGTTCGGTCATGATCTATACTCTTTATGTCTCAATCAGCGCGTCGCCTCGCGGGGGTCGAGGAGATCGCGCAGCCCGTCGCCGAGCAGGTTGAAGCCGAGCACGGAGAGCGCGATGGCAAGCCCCGGCAGCAGGGCGAGCCACGGCGCAACGTGGAAATAGGTCTGCGCATCGGCCAGCATCCGCCCCCAGGTCGGTGCCGGCGGCGGCACGCTGAGACCCAGGAAGGCGAGCCCGGCTTCCGTGAGGATCGCAAGGCCGAGCTGGATCGTCGCCTGGACGATGATGCTGCCCATGATGTTTGGCAGGACATGGCGGCGCGTGATGGAAAGCTGCGTATTGCCGATGGCGCGCGCCGCCAGCACATAGTCGCGGCTCCAGGCCTGCAAGGCCGCACCGAGCGCGACACGGGCAAAGACCGGCACCATGAAGACGGCAATGGCGATAACTGCCGTTGAGCGCCCGGTACCAAGAAATGCGCCGAGGATCATGGCCGAAAGGATCGGCGGCAGGGCGAAGATCACGTCGCAGGCCCGCATGACCAGCGCCTCGAACAGCCCTCGTTGGGCGGCGGCGGCGACACCGATGATCGTTCCGATCGTCCCGCCGATCGCGACCGATGATACGGAAATGGAAAGCGAATTCCAGCAGCCCGCCATCAGCATCGACAGGACGTCGCGGCCGATCTGGTCGGTGCCGAGGAGCCCGAAGCCGAAGGGCGGCTGCAGCTTGTGGAGGATTTGCATCTTCGCCGGCGGCACTGGCGTCCAGAACTGCGAGACGAGAGCGACGCAGAAGAGTGCAAGGATGATGACGGCACCGACGATGAGATTCATCCGCCGCAGCGCCTGAAAACGACGGCGAGAAGACGGCGCGGCAATTTTGGTCTCGACTGAAGTCATCGCGCACCTCCTGCTCGCAATCGCGGATCGATGACGAGATAGGAGAGATCGACCAGAAAATTCACGACGATGACGAGGCCGGCAAAGAATAGCACGACATCCTGAAGCACGATGACGTCGCGCTGGCTGAGCGCCTGATAAGCGAGGCGGCCAAGGCCGGGCAGGGTGAAGACATTTTCGATCAGCACGGCGCCGGCGACGAGAAAGGTGAACTGCAGCCCGAGAATGGTCAGCACCGGCACCAGCGCATTCGGCACCACATGTCCCCAGAGCACGCGGCTGCGCGATAGACCCTTGGCGATCGCCGTGCGGGCAAAATCCTCATGCAGCGTATCGAGCACGGCCGAGCGCGTCACTCGTGTCAGCACCGCCGCTTGGGGCAGAGCAAGGGCAGCGGCCGGCAGCACCAGCGACTTTGCGGCAGGCCAGAATCCGCTCTCCCAACCGGGAAAACCGCCGGCCGGCATCCAGCCGAGCGATGTGGCAAACACAAGCACCAGCAAGAGGCCGACCCAGAAGCCCGGAACGGCGATGCCCATCTGCGAAAATAGTGTGGCGATGATATCGAAGACGCCGCCGCGCCGTGCCGCTGCCGCAACACCGAGCGGCACGGCGACAACAACCGACAACAGGATGGCAAGCAGCGCAAGTGGCAGGGTGACGACAAGCCGCTCGGCAATCAGGCCGGCGACCGGAACACCATAGGTATAGGACGTGCCAAGATCACCCGTCAGCGCGCCGGCGAGCCATTGCCCATAGCGCACGATCAGCGGCTGATCGAGCCCCATATCATGCCGGAGCGCGGCAAGCGTTTCCGACGTCGCCGAGGTGCCGAGCGTGATCGCGGCCGGGTCGCCCGGCAGCAGCACCATAACGGCAAAGATCAGCAGCGAGACGGCAATCAGCGTCAGCACAAGTCCGAAAATCCGGCGGGTGAGCAGTACGATCATAGCAAGTCCATGGCCGATCATGCCCGGCATCGAAATGGTTGGCTTCGAAAGGGTTCGCGGCGGGCGAAGCGATCCGCCCATCCGCGCCTGCAGGCAAAGAGCTCAATCTTCCCAGGAAACATTGGTCAGCACGTTGGACGGGATCGGTTCGTTCTCCCAAAGACCCTTCAGCTTCTTGTCCCACACCCCGAGCTTCGGCATGACGAACAGGAAGAGCGACGGCACATCCTCCGCAAGAATGCTTTGCGCCTCGCCATAGAGCTTGTTCTGCTCGGCGGGATCGGCGGTGAGCTGGATCTTCTTCATCAACTCGTTGAAGGCCGGGTTCTTGTAGTTGAAGTAATAGGGATCGCGCGAATAGATATCGATATCCATCGGCTCGGCATGGGCGACGATGGTCATGTCGTAATTGCGGCCGGTGAAAACGTCCTGCACCCATTTCGCCGGGAATTCCGTCGGCTCGATATTCATCGTTACGCCGATATCGGCAAACATCGCCTGCATCACCTGAGCACTGCGCGGCGCATAGGCCATCTGCGGCGTCTTGATGGTGAAGGTGAAACCATTTGGATAGCCGGCTTCGGCAAGCAGGGCTTTGGCCTTGGCGGCGTCATAGGGCAGCGTGCCGTTCAGGTCCTTGTAGCCGGGGTCGTTCGGGGTGTAGTGGCTGCCGATCGCGGTGCCGAAGCCGGACCACGCGCCCTCGATGATCGTCTTGCGATCGAGCGCCATCATCAGCGCCTGGCGCACGCGCTTGTCGTCGAAAGGCTTGCGGGTGTTGTTCATGCCGGCCACGACCTTCAGCTCGGTGTTGCCGATCTTGGTCGTCAGCCTGGCATCGCCCTCGAAGGAACTCATGAGCTCCGGCGCGGCGAATTCCGGAAAGGCATCGAGATCACCGGCTTTCAGTGCCGCGGCCTCCGCCTGCGGATCGGAAATGAAACGGAAGGTTACCTTCTCCAGCCTCAAGTCGACCGACTTGTTCCAGTAGTCCGGGTTCTTGACGAGGTCGACATGGTCGCCCTTCGTCCAGGAGGAGAATTTGAACGGGCCAGTGCCGACGGGCGTCGTCTTGTTATTGGCAGAGGACTTCGGCCCGACCATGACGGAGCTCGGCCAGCCCAGCCAATAGAGCAGGCTGCCGGTCGGCGAAGAAAGATGCAGGACCAGCGTCTCCGCATCCGGCGTGTCGATCGAGGCGATCGTTGCAAAGAAGCGCTTCTGCGGGTTGACGGAATCGGCACCCCGGGCGCGGTCGAGCGTGAACTTAGCGGCGGCGGAATCGAAGGCCTCGCCGTCATGGAATTTCACGCCGGTCTGCAGTTTGAACGTATAGGTCAGGCCGTCAGGCGAGATTTCCCAGCTCTTGGCAAGCTGCGGCACGATCTTGCCGTTTTGGTCGATGGCAACCAGGCCTTCGAAAATGTTCTGCCAGGTGACCTGGCCGATCGCGACGGGCGCGGCGATCGTCGGGTCGAGGCCTGTCGGCTCGACGCTCATGCCGAGATTGAGAGTTGTCTTCGCGGCCTCGGCCTGTGTCAGCCCCATCAGCAGCAGGCCGGCAGAAACTGCGGCGCCATAGGCAAGCCGGCGCGCGACGTCGCCCAGGCTCGGGCGTGAAAACTTGGTCATGTCGGTTCCCTTGCTTTTTGCCCGCATGTCCGGCTTCCCTCCGGCTGCGGTCTTTTTCAGGATAGTGTCATCTCACAGGCGCACACACAATTCCGAAAATGTGTGCTCAGTGTAGCCGAAACTGCTGCACTGGTTTTGCTCTCTACAGTGTTGGGTTCAATCCTGCCTCCCCTTGGCGGAAAGTTGCTTGCGCATGAAGCGCTCGATGAAATCGAGCAGCTTGCCGGCCGCGAAGGAGAGCTGGCGATCGGGCGCGACGCAGAGATCGACCGGCGTCCGCACCCCCATGCCGCCCGCGACGGGTCGTGCGACGAGCTGACCCGCTTCGATCTCCCTTTGAACGGTCAGCGCCGGCAGCATGGTAATTGCTGCGCCCCGCAGCACCAGCTCTTTCTGCATTTCCAGCGAGCCGGTCTCAAAGACTGGATCGAGCCTCAGCCCCTCACGTTCGAACAGCGCGTCGAAGGCCTGCCTTGCGCCGAAGGAGCGATCGGGGACGGCAAGCGCGTGTGACGCAATTTCGTCTAGCGTGATCTCGCTGGCGGCAGCAAGCGGATGGGAGGAAGCGGCGATCACGTCATAGACGAGCTCGGACCGCAGGCGCACCTTTGTGCCGGAAAGCGGCGGGGCAAACAGCGTCACCGCAATATCGGCCTCGGCATTGTTGACGGCTTCGATGGCGCCGCGGGCACTGGTGATGGTCACTTCGAAGCGCAGGCGCGGATAGCGCAGGCTGAACTCAGCCAGCGCCGGCGCAAGGATACTGGCGACCGACGCGCCGTTGGCATAGATGCTGACCGTCCCGCGCTGCAGGCCTTTCAGGTCTTCGATCAGCTGATGAACATGGTCGAGCTCGCGCAGCGTCCGGCCGGCGCGTTCCGCCAGCAATTCGCCGGCTGCCGTCAATTTGATGCCGCGGGCGCTGCGCTCGACCAGCTGCGTGCCGAAATGATATTCGAGGTTCTCGATCTGGCGGCTGATGGCCGTCGGCGCCACGTTCAGGTTTTCAGCCGCCTGGCGCATCGAATTGGTGCGCACCAGCTCGTCGAAATAGATCAGCGCGCGGATCTGCATGCGTGGAACCCCCCGCTAGATGGCGGGCTTGGCGAAGCGATCCCGCCACGCCGCTTGCCCACCTTTGACCGGCAGCGCCCTCGCTTCATAGACGCCGCGGGCGATGGCGCGCGCCATGACGATAGTGGCAAGGTGGTAAAGCTCCATGAAACCAGGCATATCGTCGCGGGAACGCTTGCCGGTAGAGGCGGCAAACACGGTATCGCCGTCGAGCGGCAGATGTGTCGGTAGGAGCGCCCTGGCGAAGCCGTCATGGGCTGAGATGGAGAGGCGATGCGCCTCTGCCTTGGTCAACTGGGCGTCGGTGACGACGGCTCCGATGGTCGTGGCGGTGATGTTCGTGCCCTTCAGCCGCAAGCGCGAATCGGCCACCTGCGGCATGCCGAGGCCGCCGAATTCGCCATTTTGCTCGAAGTGAGCCGCCCAGAAATGCGGGCCGTCGCCGATGGTGGCGGAACCGAGCGCATTGACGGCGACGATCGCGGCGATCCTGTATCCCCTGCTGCTGACGGCGCTTGCCGAGCCGAGGCCGCCTTTGACCGTTGCCGTGGTGGCGCCTGTACCGGCCCCGACGCTTCCAAGTGCAAACGGTCCTTTATCTGCGGCCTTGAAGGCGGCATATCCCATATCGCGATAGGGCGAGTGCAGCCCCCAATCCTTGTTGCCGCCGTTGATAAGATCGAACAGAATCGCCTGCGGCACGATGGGCACCAGGGCGTCGCCGACCTTCAGGCCTCGACCGATTTCCCTCAAGCCTGCCTGCACGCCGCCGGCGGCATCGAGCCCGAAGGCCGAGCCGCCTGAGAGCACGAGAGCATCCACAGTGCCGACCGTCATTGCAGGGTCCAGCAATGCGGTATCCCGTCCACCTGGCGCGCCGCCAAGAACGGTGCATGAGGCAACTGCCGGCTCATCGAAGACGATGGCGGTGACGCCTGAGCCGAGCGCAAGATCGGTCGAATGACCGACAGCGACGCCTTCGACATCGGTCAGGAGATTGAGGAGGTCAGCCAATGAAAAATCCTTCGCCGTTGCAACGCGAGGTCGTCATGGCGATAGGATCGTAAAGAGGGGAAAAAGACAAGATGGGTTTGCCCAAGCGGTGCAGGACCGGAGGCTTCGGAGCTTCGGCGTTTCATAAGGAGCCGGTGGAAGCTTCCTTCGAAAGAAGCCATGCGATGGCCTCGAAAAAAGCCCCCACCCTGATTCTATCAAAGGTGAGGGCTGGGGATGGGATTGAGTAAAAGCGCAGGTGATCCGATCCATCAAACATGGATCGGTTTTGCCTGTTGGCGGGAGAGAAGGTCGCGGATCGCAAGCTTCACTTCGTCCGCATTTCTGAAATGCTGCTCGTCCAGATCATGGACATGATATTTTACAGCGATGAACTTGAGCCGATCCTGATCGGGAACGACGATGCCGACGGGAACGCCAGCGTATTCGATGACTTGCTTCTTCATAAATAGACTCCCTCTGCGCACGCACGGCGCAGACATGGCGAATTGACTGTCTTATTCCGGGAAGGAGGACGAACGTCACATTCGACAGCACGGGCGGGAGAGCGCGCCCGAACGGTCATTGCCAAGCACGGGCCGCCCAAGGAACGAAGCAATGAATTTTCTATTCAGCATGTCACTTCCTCAATTGGCGTTGTACTTGTTAGGGCCTCGGTAGCAGAGACCCGGTGAGTGCACCATTATCCACTATATTAGTAGATAATAGCAGTTGCATCTTCAGAAACATATTCCGAAAGATGTCAAAATATCGACGATCGGGAAAATAAAATTCCGAGCTGCGGGGTTGCGGGGAAGGTTGTCTTAATTGCCTTCGCATTGCCACCCGTGCCGGTAAGGCTCGCCGATCACCGGGACACAGATAGGAACTGCCGCGAGATTCGACAATGCCCAGGCGCATTAAAATTCACGCGCCGCTAAAACACCTAAATGGTTAACGGCGCGCCGGGATCGTCAAAATCCATCTTCCAGCACCTTTTCCAGGGCCTTCACGAAGAAATCGGCGCTCTCGGGTGCGAGACATAGAGGCGGTTTGATCTTCAACACGTTCAGGTGATCGCCGGTCGGCTGCATGAGGACTCCGAGATCGAGCAGGTGCTCGCAGATCGCAGCCGTCTCTTCGGTGGCCGGCGTCAGGCTTTCGCGGTCGCGCACGAATTCGACGCCGAGATAAAGTCCCGTGCCATGCACGGCGCCGATCAGCGGGAAGCGATCCATGAGAGCGATCAGCCCAGCCTTCAGCCTCTCGCCGATGACGCGGGCGTTTTCCTGCAGATTCTCGTCTTTGAGAATATCGAGAACGGTGAGGCCGACGACGCAGCTGACCGGGCTGCCGCCGGCGGAAGAGAAGAAATAGCCCTCCCTTTCCAGCGACTCCGCGATCTCGCGTCGGGTGATGACGGCGCCGAGCGGATGGCCGTTGCCCATGCCTTTGGCGATTGTGATGATATCGGGCACGACGCCCTGGGTTTCGAAGCCCCAGAAGTGTTCGCCGAGACGGCCGTAGCCCACCTGCACT comes from Rhizobium tropici CIAT 899 and encodes:
- a CDS encoding LysR family transcriptional regulator, with amino-acid sequence MQIRALIYFDELVRTNSMRQAAENLNVAPTAISRQIENLEYHFGTQLVERSARGIKLTAAGELLAERAGRTLRELDHVHQLIEDLKGLQRGTVSIYANGASVASILAPALAEFSLRYPRLRFEVTITSARGAIEAVNNAEADIAVTLFAPPLSGTKVRLRSELVYDVIAASSHPLAAASEITLDEIASHALAVPDRSFGARQAFDALFEREGLRLDPVFETGSLEMQKELVLRGAAITMLPALTVQREIEAGQLVARPVAGGMGVRTPVDLCVAPDRQLSFAAGKLLDFIERFMRKQLSAKGRQD
- a CDS encoding Lrp/AsnC family transcriptional regulator, which translates into the protein MRKPADLDEFDLAILEILQKDSTVPQREIGERVNLSAPAVQRRIKRMQQSGVIQANIAVVDPAAVGLPITIVVEVHIANERYDLINAIKRSFLEAPEVQQCYCVTGEADFVLIIVVPSMSAYEEVARRLFYDNPNVTKFKSLVTMDRVKVGLSVPLSLD
- a CDS encoding P1 family peptidase, with amino-acid sequence MADLLNLLTDVEGVAVGHSTDLALGSGVTAIVFDEPAVASCTVLGGAPGGRDTALLDPAMTVGTVDALVLSGGSAFGLDAAGGVQAGLREIGRGLKVGDALVPIVPQAILFDLINGGNKDWGLHSPYRDMGYAAFKAADKGPFALGSVGAGTGATTATVKGGLGSASAVSSRGYRIAAIVAVNALGSATIGDGPHFWAAHFEQNGEFGGLGMPQVADSRLRLKGTNITATTIGAVVTDAQLTKAEAHRLSISAHDGFARALLPTHLPLDGDTVFAASTGKRSRDDMPGFMELYHLATIVMARAIARGVYEARALPVKGGQAAWRDRFAKPAI
- a CDS encoding ABC transporter substrate-binding protein — protein: MTKFSRPSLGDVARRLAYGAAVSAGLLLMGLTQAEAAKTTLNLGMSVEPTGLDPTIAAPVAIGQVTWQNIFEGLVAIDQNGKIVPQLAKSWEISPDGLTYTFKLQTGVKFHDGEAFDSAAAKFTLDRARGADSVNPQKRFFATIASIDTPDAETLVLHLSSPTGSLLYWLGWPSSVMVGPKSSANNKTTPVGTGPFKFSSWTKGDHVDLVKNPDYWNKSVDLRLEKVTFRFISDPQAEAAALKAGDLDAFPEFAAPELMSSFEGDARLTTKIGNTELKVVAGMNNTRKPFDDKRVRQALMMALDRKTIIEGAWSGFGTAIGSHYTPNDPGYKDLNGTLPYDAAKAKALLAEAGYPNGFTFTIKTPQMAYAPRSAQVMQAMFADIGVTMNIEPTEFPAKWVQDVFTGRNYDMTIVAHAEPMDIDIYSRDPYYFNYKNPAFNELMKKIQLTADPAEQNKLYGEAQSILAEDVPSLFLFVMPKLGVWDKKLKGLWENEPIPSNVLTNVSWED
- a CDS encoding amidase; this translates as MTEPTDLSIRDLRRQFADKSLSPSEYWLALETHIEAWEPTIAALYAYDPEDARKQAAASTERWAKGAPLGTLDGIPVTLKELIATKGQPVPLGTAAVELIPAAEDAPIAARMREDGAVIFAKTTCPDYGMLSSGLSSFHKLSRNPWDPSQNPGGSSAGASAAAAAGYGPLHIGTDIGGSIRLPAGWTGIFGFKPSNGRIPIDPYYLGRCAGPMTRTVEDAAFSMATLSRPDWRDSTSLQPNDTDWTDLDIDVRGMKIGLMMDAGCGLPVENEIRDAVTAAAKRFEEAGAIIVDVAPVLTRQMLDGLDAFWRARFWGDMTALSEERRNSILPYIYGWAKGGAGISGVDAVRGFNQTYEMRKSCAKLFAEVNAVLSPTNPIISYPAEWASPTNDPARPFEHIAFTVPWNMSEQPAASINCGFSRSGMPIGMQIIGPRFDDLLVLRLSKAFEDWSGGVTNWPTRPA
- a CDS encoding ABC transporter permease gives rise to the protein MIVLLTRRIFGLVLTLIAVSLLIFAVMVLLPGDPAAITLGTSATSETLAALRHDMGLDQPLIVRYGQWLAGALTGDLGTSYTYGVPVAGLIAERLVVTLPLALLAILLSVVVAVPLGVAAAARRGGVFDIIATLFSQMGIAVPGFWVGLLLVLVFATSLGWMPAGGFPGWESGFWPAAKSLVLPAAALALPQAAVLTRVTRSAVLDTLHEDFARTAIAKGLSRSRVLWGHVVPNALVPVLTILGLQFTFLVAGAVLIENVFTLPGLGRLAYQALSQRDVIVLQDVVLFFAGLVIVVNFLVDLSYLVIDPRLRAGGAR
- a CDS encoding ABC transporter permease; the protein is MTSVETKIAAPSSRRRFQALRRMNLIVGAVIILALFCVALVSQFWTPVPPAKMQILHKLQPPFGFGLLGTDQIGRDVLSMLMAGCWNSLSISVSSVAIGGTIGTIIGVAAAAQRGLFEALVMRACDVIFALPPILSAMILGAFLGTGRSTAVIAIAVFMVPVFARVALGAALQAWSRDYVLAARAIGNTQLSITRRHVLPNIMGSIIVQATIQLGLAILTEAGLAFLGLSVPPPAPTWGRMLADAQTYFHVAPWLALLPGLAIALSVLGFNLLGDGLRDLLDPREATR